gactaactgagagatcattcattgtagttttatctggaaaagaacaagaacataatttgaataggcattgccttagcttaggattattgggtggattcaaatgccctagtgcttttagtcactgtcactagaaagatttagaaaacaacaccaacTCCCTCCTtttccctgtggacttcccctgcttattcattatctactgtctgaccctgtatacttgcaggtgtaaatataaccatagttttaggtctcattccttgagctaccaatcATTCAAGCTTCGCATTTACTTTCAAGCTCATAAGATCAAAGTATTAATCAAGGTACCAATTGAGACaacaatgaagaattcaaaaagatctggGAGAGTTGAAAGGTGGAATGCACAATTAGGAAATTATGAAATTGGTTATGatattttatcttcaccaaagtctCAAGTTATCGCAGAGTTTCTCGCAGAGTTTCCATtaaaagaagatgaatatgtagaagaaatgatggacatGGATGAAGACCATGGGAATCTTAAAGGCTTATTAACTGATCAGAattcaaatagatgggaaatattagtAGATGGGTCATCCAATGGAGAAGGGAATGGTattggtattgtattcatttcaccaacaGGAGCGCGCATGGCTtactcattcagattggaattttcatccacaaataatgagacTGAGTATGAGGCAGTTGTACATGCGCTAACGCTAGCAATTGAAATGAAAATAGAAGATGCACGAAaaactagtgattcacagctgGTAATTCGCCAAGTAGAAGGTACATATAGTAAAAATGAACCATCTTTGCAAAAATACAAATAgttggttatggatttagcaacgcgaattccaaaaataagttggagacaCATAGGCATAAAGGACAATAGACTCGCAGATGCATTGGCCTTCATACCCTCTATGTTAATAGATCCAGTTGCAAGggatataaaaatacaaacactcttTTTACCATCTATAGAGAAAGGAGAAGCAACACAAACAGATGTGATGACaatagaaaatatggaagaagaaagTGTGAGCGAAGACAAAGATTAGAAAACTAAAATCCATTTATACCTAGAGAAGGGAGAAGTACCAAGAAAAAGGTTGGAGGCACACAAATTAAAAAGTCGTGCGACGAATTATGAATTGAGGGAGGGAATTCTTTATagaagatcatttcttggaccttcgcTCAGATGTCTTACGCGAAAAGAAGGGATAAATATTTTAAAGGAATTACATTACAGAGATGCTGGTAATCATAGCGGAGGAAGGTCACTCGCATATAGAGAAAAGGCACAAGgctattattggccatacatgcgtGAGGATGCGAAACAAGTCTCAAGAAGATGTGAATAATGTCAACGTCATGgcaaaaagatacatgcaccaggagcgatgataaattcatcaacaaatgtgtggccctttggaaaatgggggatTGACATTGTTGGACCATTTATACCAGGAACGGGACAAAAGAGATATTTAATTGTCGCAACAGACTATTTTAAAAAATGGGCAGAAGTGAAAGCAGGTCAGCATATTCGTGATAAGGATATATTCACATTCATCTTTAAAAATATTATATGCAGATTTGGTATTCcttcacagttggtatctgataatggaaaacagttcgagggtgagaatatagaaatgttacttaatgcattcaaaatTCAAAGCGGCAAATCTACTCATTTATACCCACAAAGTAATGgaaaagtagaagcaacaaataaaacgatCGCAGacaacttgaagaagaagttagaagggcacaacaaaggatggtgcgaacaagtgcATAATGTAGTATGGGCTTACAGGACAACAAGGAGAGAAGCAACATGAATGTCACCTTTCTAAATGTTTAACATATGGGGTAGAGGCAGTATTACCAACAGAAATTATCATTCCAACAACaaagaaagaagcttgggagaagaatCTAAGTGCAGATCTAATTCTAACAAAACTTGATGACTTAGAGGAAGCAAGAGAAGTCGCTTTGCAacagatggaaaattatcaacaaagactagctcgagaatataataaacgtgttaAGATAAGAGAATTCCAGCCAGGAGAATTGGTGTTGCGAGAAATCCCAATTTACCAGAAAGGGGGAGATGGAAAATTGGAAAAGAAATGGGATGGACCCTATATAATAAAAAGGATAGTTGGGAATGGATATTATGAGTTAATGGATCCATAAGGGGGAGATATGGGTCACTGATTAGATCGTCCTTGGAATAGACAatatttgaagaaatattatccataGGAGTTTGCGAATTTTATTGCACAGGTTAACACATGTGCGAAATTAAGCATATGAATCCTCATCCTTGAAAAGGGATATAGTATCTTATTCAATAAACAAATTTGAAAAGTTCGCCCATATTTAAGAAATTCTTTTTTAAGAaaaaggcaaatgtaagacctcaaaataagaccttaataaaaggcacCAGAAGTGATTTTaatcagattggctaggaattcgaatgtggcgtgcaacctagttcgcatacatgcaagagacaaaaaagtaagacctatcgcacgtcataatcggagaacctagaaagcatgactcaagggaaagctataccgaccctggaacttgagtcatggagatttggggtgagaacaaacgaaaatgcccatccgggagaggtaccttaaattctcagtctaagataataatcttagattgagagactaaggtgagaaattctctcctaaggagtgcagaaactcgatcagggcgccaaggtacacggttgagtcaagagtgcccggggcgtctggagcgtaccttgccactcttgacaagtcctgactatgatgcactcggtccgaagataccccacttagggtgcggtatCGCAACCATAAACCTCATCGGTAGTGGGAcgtgagactgcgaaatcaactggttgttgaattaactggatgggaagagccataaccttaacccggtagaggtaagttTCCTTAAAGGGGCAatagggggaagataaggacggcaccctccattggggagctgaattgtgtcaaaagacgtataTGTCATAAGACTTTTTACTCAATGGAGTATTAAGAATTATCATATTTATGCGataaaacctgaagaggaaatactacaagagaaagataagatgagatcaatgggtcgatacactacaGTGTAAAGACGGCCTGCGATCTCATCGCATAGAAAtaaggcaagataagacctttacataggaaggaaaTATAAGACCTCataagaaagaatatatataaaaattaatGATTGTTTGGTAGGAAATTCAAAATTTGTCATATCGCACACTTGTTTTATACAAGAAATCTAATAAGCGGAAAGTACtggaattgaaataatacaatatTATCTTCCTTGTAACAAACAAGTTCAAAATGTATCAAAACAGAGAAGGGAAATACTgggtgaaaataaaaataaacatgtttAGCAGCTACATCTTGTTCGACCAAAGacttttgagcatcaatattGGATCCAGGATTCTCTATTTCGGCATTAGTCTTATCAACAGACTTTTCCTTCTCAATTTGATCCTCTTCATCCTCTTTATCCTTCTCATCATCGTTCACAAATTCATAATCACTATCCGGTTCAGGGTACTCTTCATCTTCGCCTACATTAATAGGATGAATCCTTACCGCAGGAAGAGAGTTGCTTAGAAGAATTCCATTAACTACAGATTGAGCACTAGCATGAGCCTTGCGAATAACTCCCTTTTCAAGGTTTCTAACATTGATCTCTAAAAAAGATTGTTGATGTGCGAGTCTTCTTCGCGCTCTATCTCGAGAAGCAGCAAGAGAAAGTTCAAGGTTCAAACGCTCTTTGCGAACTTTGGATAAATCATATCTCAATTGAGTAACAGTAGATTGATTTgacttttcagaatctgcgaagaaTAATAAACTATCAAAATTGGAAATAAAGCTCACGCTAATGAAATTTAAAGAAATAGTTAAAAAATAACAAGGCAGTCAACTCTAGCTGACTACCTTCGCAGAACTTAGAAAGGATAAGGGTGTTATTCTTCATACTTTCCATAactttatcaaaatcatcaccaactgAACCATTAATACGGGAGCGAATCTTCTTTTCATCAGCAGAGAGAgacttattctttttcttaagaacatcatgaGATCGCTTTAATTGATTATATTGTTCTTGAAGATGATTCTTCTTCACAGTCAAATTTATTTTACTTTGAATGATTTTTTCGTTCTGGGTCTTTAATTCCTTAAGCAATGTCTCATGTTGTACTTCAAGTGAACGAAGAGCTCACGCTTGATCTTCATTTATTTTCTGAAGAATTGAATATTGGTGCGAAAACACTGCTTCTTTGCTTAAGAAAGAATGCTTCTCCTTAGAAAGAGTATGATTTTCTTCTGACAATGTTTCATACATTAGATCGGCATTACGTGACAATTTAGAAAAATGGGATATTTGACTATTTAATACTTCAATTTCTTGAATGAGAtggttattttcatgggttggattaTTAATCTGATCAAGTGAATATGAATGTTGATTATTTAGCTGGTTTAACTGAGTCTGCAACTTCTCGTTATTCGCTTGAGTATCCTCAGCAAGATATTGAAAAGTATATCTCTCCAAAACTCTCctctggtttaaatcttaataaatgcatGAAGAAATTTAAGGAATGTTGGTAAGGGAAGAAATATATCATAGGGTACAATAAGCAAAGGAGAAAAAGTCACCTCTAAGTTCTTGGTTTCGGTTGCGAAGGCTTTCAACCTCAAGATTTGCAACTTGAAGTTCTCCCCTCAATTTCTGGACCTCTTGAAGTTCCATTTTCAACCTATTGACTTCATTCTCCAAGGAAGCATTTTGTTGCGAAAGTTCCAATTGAGAGCAGCTAGATTTAAAACGTCCTTCGGTAAGAATCATTCGTCGAGGAGTGGAATATTGCACATATTaataagtatgcgaagtaaggatCATCTGATGTAAGCAAGGACTATCGCGCATGGTAAAGTTGAAGTGAAGTATTGGATGATGTTAGCAAAATcatgagtaaagtgtgatgttctatgCGAGATATAGTCTGTGCGAGAATGAGTGATTGTAAATGGGCGAATGTATCGCacaatgattccgaaaatagtggatctcttagatgtcatccactatgaggaatcacTATATAAAGGAAGGAAGTCATCATGAAAGAGAGGGATCTtttagtgtgtgttagacaagaaactagcagagagaaagtttgtttggagagtaagtaaagtcattgttatccattgtatccaaggattaaaaattaataaagaattcattatgattacttgagtAATAATCTAGATACATTGGAGTGTGATTGTAGGTTTTCTTGCAACTACATGTTTTACAGCATCATCGGACGTAATTACGAGTGTGGGGGTATCCTACCGAGTTGTAAAAGCATTACCGGACCATATTTTCGAGATAGC
This portion of the Papaver somniferum cultivar HN1 chromosome 11, ASM357369v1, whole genome shotgun sequence genome encodes:
- the LOC113325279 gene encoding altered inheritance of mitochondria protein 44-like, whose protein sequence is MILTEGRFKSSCSQLELSQQNASLENEVNRLKMELQEVQKLRGELQVANLEVESLRNRNQELRVQHETLLKELKTQNEKIIQSKINLTVKKNHLQEQYNQLKRSHDVLKKKNKSLSADEKKIRSRINGSVGDDFDKVMESMKNNTLILSKFCEDSEKSNQSTVTQLRYDLSKVRKERLNLELSLAASRDRARRRLAHQQSFLEINVRNLEKGVIRKAHASAQSVVNGILLSNSLPAVRIHPINVGEDEEYPEPDSDYEFVNDDEKDKEDEEDQIEKEKSVDKTNAEIENPGSNIDAQKSLVEQDVAAKHVYFYFHPVFPFSVLIHFELVCYKEDNIVLFQFQYFPLIRFLV